A window of the Henckelia pumila isolate YLH828 chromosome 3, ASM3356847v2, whole genome shotgun sequence genome harbors these coding sequences:
- the LOC140891879 gene encoding uncharacterized protein produces MAVLDGRLDGSDDEDGGLFEEEMVVLGEEDDTYHSETPAHLRPLVVAAESGDVNALRIALDNFNGSVDEPVEDGDTVLHLTCLYGHLTCVQFLLERGANLEVKDEDGGIPLHDACAGGFSEIVHELINHANDPEHLKRMLETVDGDGDTPLHHAARGECGNIVSLLLAHGASPMTTNLDGKTPTELAEPGTDARRILEMASGALSVH; encoded by the exons ATGGCGGTGCTGGATGGTCGCCTCGACGGCAGCGATGATGAAGACGGCGGTCTGTTTGAAGAGGAAATGGTCGTGCTAGGGGAAGAAGATGACACCTACCACTCCGAAACCCCTGCACACCTCCGTCCCCTCGTCGTCGCCGCTGAGTCCGGTGACGTCAACGCCCTCCGCATAGCCCTCG ATAATTTTAACGGCAGCGTAGATGAACCAGTTGAGGACGGTGACACAGTTCTTCATCTCACATGCCTGTATGGGCATTTGACATGTGTGCAG TTTTTGTTGGAAAGGGGAGCCAACTTGGAGGTTAAGGATGAAGATGGTGGAATTCCCCTGCATGATGCATGTGCAGGAG GTTTTTCAGAGATAGTACACGAACTTATAAATCATGCTAATGATCCAGAGCATCTTAAGAGAATGCTTGAAACTGTTGATGGGGATGGGGACACT CCTCTTCACCATGCTGCTAGAGGTGAATGTGGGAATATCGTAAGCTTGTTGCTTGCTCATGGAGCTTCTCCCATGACAACAAACTTAGATGGAAAG ACTCCAACTGAACTTGCTGAGCCGGGAACTGATGCTAGGAGAATATTGGAAATGGCTTCAGGTGCTTTATCCGTACATTAA
- the LOC140891524 gene encoding ras-related protein RABC2a yields MASSGLGQSNYDLSFKILLIGDSAVGKSSLLVSFISNVVDDLSPTIGVDFKIKFLTVGGKRLKLTIWDTAGQERFRTLTSSYYRGAQGIILVYDVTRRDTFTNLSDVWAKELELYSTNENCVKMLVGNKVDIESEQVVSREEGLALAKELGCLFLECSAKTRVNVEQCFEELTQKIMEVPRLLEEGSTVVKRNILKKNQEQRTPPNSGCCSS; encoded by the exons ATGGCTTCTTCTGGTCTGGGGCAGAGCAACTACGATCTGTCTTTCAAGATCTTGCTCATCGGAGACTCTGCTGTCGGCAAAAGCAGTCTGCTTGTTAGTTTCATCTCTAATGTTGTCGACGATCTTTCGCCCACCATTG GTGTGGATTTTAAGATCAAGTTTCTCACAGTTGGAGGGAAAAGGCTGAAGCTTACAATTTGGGACACGG CTGGACAAGAGAGATTCAGAACATTGACGAGCTCGTACTATAGAGGTGCTCAAGGGATCATTCTCG TGTATGACGTGACGAGAAGGGACACATTCACAAACTTGTCGGATGTGTGGGCGAAAGAACTGGAGCTCTACTCCACCAACGAAAATTGCGTCAAGATGCTTGTCGGAAATAAAGTTGATATA GAATCAGAACAAGTAGTGAGCAGAGAAGAAGGGCTTGCCCTGGCGAAAGAGCTTGGCTGTCTATTTCTTGAATGCAGCGCTAAAACTCGAGTAAATGTGGAGCAATGTTTTGAAGAACTCACGCAGAAG ATTATGGAGGTTCCTCGACTTCTCGAAGAAGGGTCAACTGTAGTAAAGAGAAATATCTTAAAAAAGAATCAAGAACAGCGGACGCCGCCTAACAGCGGTTGTTGCTCCTCCTAG